CAATACGATCGCTCTCTTTCACTCGCAATTCTGCTGCATCCTTTATTACTGTAGTTCCTTTGGCAAATACTGCCGCTACTGCCAAAATTGGTATTTCATCTATCAATCTTGGGATAATATCCCCGCCAATTTCACAACTATTTAACTGGCTATATTTCACCCGTAAATCAGCCACAGGTTCACCTGCTACAACGCGCTGATTTTCTAGTGTAATGTCCGCTCCCATCATGGCAAGTGCTTCCAAAATGCCCGTGCGGGTGGGGTTGACGCCCACGTTTTCAATACACAACTCTGAACCTGGTACAACTGCCCCAGCAACTAGCCAAAATGCCGCTGAACTGATATCACCAGGTACAATAACATTTTGCCCGTGTAGTTGGGCTGAACCGCTAACTGTAACGCTGTTGGTTTCTGGATCGACGCTGATTTTTGCTCCAAAAGCTTGTAGCATTCGTTCGCTATGGTCGCGGGAAAGGGCGGGTTCTGTTACTGTCGTTTCTCCCTCTGCGATTAGTCCAGCTAACAGGATGCATGATTTAACTTGTGCTGAGGCTATGGGAGATTTATAGTGGATGGCTTGCAATTGCTGACCTTGAATTGCCAGTGGTGCTAGAGATCCGCTTTGCCTCCCCCAGATTTGAGCGCCCATTTGCTGTAATGGTTTAACGACGCGGGACATGGGTCGCGATCGCAGCGAACTATCACCCGTTACTGTGAAAAATCGTCCTTTATGAGAGGCGAGGATTCCCAGCATCAATCGCAGTGTAGTCCCTGAGTTTCCGGCGTTTAAAACATCACTTGGTTCTTGCAAGTTACCCAATCCAATACCTCGAACCCGTACTGATTCTGTATTGAGTTCGGAAATTTCTGCACCCAAGGCGCGAAAACAACTAGCAGTGCTGCGGGGATCTTCTCCTAGTAGTAGCCCTTGAATATAGGTTTCTCCTTGCGCGATCGCTCCCAACATTAAAGCGCGGTGGGATATAGATTTATCACCCGGAACCCGTATGCGTCCCTGTAGGGATACGCCAAAAGCCGGGCGGTCAATAATTAAATCTTGTTGATGTTCGGTACTTTTTACGATGACAACAGCAGTTGACATGGGCGATAAGTGGCATGGTGATTGTGATAGTTAATCGTACCACTTAGTATTTAATCCCTAATAGGGATTTAGACCTTAAGCCGCTTAAATTTTAGACTTACGGAATCCTCTAGAAAAGTTGGTATTTAAGAGGAGCGATCGCACATAAAGTAACTAAGTGTTGAATTAACATAATTTAACTCAACACTTAACAGTCATAACTAAGACTTAAAGCCCTTGGCTACCTTTTGTTTACCCTTGTCTTTAGGCTTTGATTTGTTAACTTCTGCTACGGCTTCTTGGAACAGATTATGTAAATGCACAGGCACGCTGGCAATTTCCGGTAGCTCTGGTTCTGTAGGCTTGTTGTACTCTTGCAGTAGTGCCTCTAAATCGCTTTCAAGCTTAAACTCTGGACGCGCTAATACTGTTTGCAATAGCTTTTCCAGTTGGGTTGGGTACTGCTGCGCTAACCTACGCCAGATGAAAAAGTTTATTGTCGGTTCTTCTAGGTACTTGCGAACGAGTTTCTCAGCGTCTGGGCTAACTTGGGAGCCAGAAGCTTCTAGCATTGCCTTAAACTGACTGTAGGTTGGCAGAAATATCTGCCCCCAGCGGGGATGGGTAAGTGCTGTTACTTGTTCGGCTTTCTTGAGGTTTTCAGG
The DNA window shown above is from Microcoleus sp. FACHB-831 and carries:
- the aroA gene encoding 3-phosphoshikimate 1-carboxyvinyltransferase gives rise to the protein MSTAVVIVKSTEHQQDLIIDRPAFGVSLQGRIRVPGDKSISHRALMLGAIAQGETYIQGLLLGEDPRSTASCFRALGAEISELNTESVRVRGIGLGNLQEPSDVLNAGNSGTTLRLMLGILASHKGRFFTVTGDSSLRSRPMSRVVKPLQQMGAQIWGRQSGSLAPLAIQGQQLQAIHYKSPIASAQVKSCILLAGLIAEGETTVTEPALSRDHSERMLQAFGAKISVDPETNSVTVSGSAQLHGQNVIVPGDISSAAFWLVAGAVVPGSELCIENVGVNPTRTGILEALAMMGADITLENQRVVAGEPVADLRVKYSQLNSCEIGGDIIPRLIDEIPILAVAAVFAKGTTVIKDAAELRVKESDRIAVMANQLNRLGAKVTELPDGLEITGGTSLIGTEVHSCTDHRIAMSLAIAALNSSGTTTIHGAEAAAISYPDFTTTLQQVCGETN